In Phycisphaerae bacterium, a single genomic region encodes these proteins:
- a CDS encoding DDE-type integrase/transposase/recombinase, producing the protein MVHEAKERSGFPIRRTLAALAICPSSYYRWVRTGPACPAAPRSGPGTLYRLLPEERGAIVDYALSHPEVRHRELAWKMLDEGVCAVSASSVYRVLGEEHLIGRWAPKARAKGQGRQERPGRPDELWQTDIRYTKVNERSYYLLTFMDVYSRYIVYHELLRTMDGLSVSIAAAAALAALPAGATPTIQSDHGSCFISGDFAATLRENRITHTRIRPHTPTDNAEIERCQRTIGEAIDQQEPDSYGEAQRVVDAVIDHYNHERLHSALGFLRPIDYYRGNPEALLAERRRKLATAREIRKQQNLKLRQRLIPFPDERLSLNQNRVLSHFL; encoded by the coding sequence TTGGTCCACGAGGCGAAAGAGCGCAGCGGCTTTCCCATCCGGCGGACGCTGGCGGCGTTGGCCATCTGCCCGTCCAGCTACTACCGCTGGGTTCGGACCGGTCCGGCTTGCCCGGCGGCGCCGCGGAGCGGTCCGGGGACGCTGTACCGGTTGCTGCCGGAGGAGCGGGGGGCGATCGTCGATTACGCGTTGTCGCATCCGGAGGTCCGGCATCGGGAATTGGCCTGGAAAATGCTGGATGAGGGTGTTTGCGCGGTCTCGGCGTCCAGCGTGTACCGGGTCCTGGGCGAGGAGCACCTGATCGGTCGCTGGGCGCCCAAGGCCCGGGCCAAGGGCCAGGGCCGCCAGGAACGCCCCGGCCGTCCGGATGAGCTCTGGCAGACGGACATCCGGTACACGAAGGTCAACGAACGGAGCTATTATCTGCTGACCTTCATGGACGTCTATTCGCGGTACATCGTGTATCACGAGCTGCTGCGGACGATGGATGGGCTGAGCGTCTCGATCGCGGCGGCCGCCGCGCTGGCCGCGCTGCCGGCGGGGGCGACCCCGACGATCCAGAGCGACCACGGGTCGTGCTTCATCTCGGGCGACTTCGCGGCGACCCTCAGGGAAAACAGGATCACCCACACCCGGATCCGGCCGCACACCCCGACGGACAACGCCGAAATCGAACGCTGCCAACGGACCATCGGCGAGGCGATCGACCAGCAGGAGCCGGACAGCTACGGCGAGGCCCAACGTGTGGTCGACGCGGTGATCGACCACTACAATCACGAGCGTCTGCACTCGGCCCTTGGGTTCCTGCGGCCGATCGATTACTATCGTGGAAACCCGGAGGCGCTGCTGGCCGAACGCCGCCGGAAACTGGCCACGGCCAGAGAAATCAGGAAACAGCAGAACCTTAAACTCAGACAACGCCTGATCCCGTTCCCGGACGAAAGACTGTCTCTTAATCAGAACCGCGTTTTGTCTCACTTTCTGTGA